One window of the Podospora pseudopauciseta strain CBS 411.78 chromosome 4, whole genome shotgun sequence genome contains the following:
- a CDS encoding hypothetical protein (COG:S; EggNog:ENOG503P6Q8), with protein MKSFFLPVAVLVSAAMAQTTSVCGADYIVEACLGSEKAKLAACGPSDYDCSCAAWQAILTCYNNCPNDSRLHSDVGQKDIFCGYASQFPSKATAAPSASKTNNVTPTQTLNQNQVEDDASNTDDESGTSTLPSSPATNTNSAAYLALNAGGVLAAVAGVVAVVL; from the exons ATGAagtccttcttcctccccgtcgCCGTCCTCGTCTCGGCCGCCATGGCCCAGACCACCAGCGTCTGTGGTGCCGACTACATAGTCGAGGCCTGCCTCGGCTCCGAGAAGGCGAAGCTCGCCGCCTGCGGCCCGAGTGACTACGACTGCTCATGCGCCGCCTGGCAAGCTATCCTCAC CTGCTACAACAACTGCCCCAACGACTCTCGTCTCC ACTCTGACGTCGGCCAAAAGGACATCTTCTGCGGCTACGCCTCCCAGTTCCCTTCCAAGGCCACCGCTGCCCCTTCCGCCtccaaaaccaacaacgTCACCCCGACTCAGACCCTAAATCAGAACCAGGTCGAGGATGACGCGAGCAACACTGACGACGAGTccggcacctccaccctccccagctccccagccaccaacaccaacagcgCTGCGTATCTCGCCCTGAACGCTGGCGGTgtcctcgccgccgtcgccggtgttgttgctgtcgtgCTCTAA
- a CDS encoding hypothetical protein (EggNog:ENOG503P84W): MSPNKAPSAGTKVTLGSSAPIIQESAGPVNPSSLAAESRRHGGAFSENPTSSSSSPGQPASQSEYESSLSGTTSRPSSNSASLESAQMSKSSQSERGQKGMPSKSTKTESSKTVSNPEGQGAKAPTYVENLIHTGAERGGKPHGKNLTEGGFEGSGTVEGPLPEPGSEDDPGRSAFRKLAGASAAGSGVAKGWKESEGRKGFSQLGSEESA, encoded by the exons ATGTCCCCCAACAAAGCACCAAGCGCCGGCACCAAG GTCACCCTCGGCTCCTCAGCCCCCATAATCCAAGAATCAGCCGGCCCCGTCAACCCATCCTCCCTAGCCGCCGAATCCCGCCGCCATGGCGGCGCCTTCTCCGAAaaccccacctcctccagctcctcccccggccAGCCAGCCTCCCAATCCGAGTATgaatcctccctctccggCACCACCAGCCGCCCCTCTAGCAATTCCGCCTCCTTGGAATCAGCCCAAATGTCCAAATCGTCCCAGTCGGAGCGCGGACAAAAGGGGATGCCCTCCAAGTCGACCAAGACGGAGTCGTCAAAGACTGTGAGCAATCCCGAGGGGCAGGGGGCCAAGGCACCGACTTATGTCGAGAATTTGATTCATACCGGTGCCGAGAGGGGCGGGAAGCCGCACGGGAAGAATCTGACAGAGGGTGGGTTTGAGGGGAGCGGGACGGTGGAGGGCCCGTTGCCTGAGCCCGGGAGTGAGGATGACCCGGGACGGTCGGCGTTTAGGAAGCTGGCGGGGGCGAGCGCGGCTGGGAGCGGGGTGGcgaaggggtggaaggagtcggaggggaggaaggggtttTCGCAGTTGGGAAGTGAGGAGAGTGCTTAG
- a CDS encoding hypothetical protein (COG:O; EggNog:ENOG503Q3K4) — MATDISPPSPDELRFASEQALAKPPDEQQPVAPATASNMNSTSSAPSKPPPAAPANHSPAPPQPPPSASFDTSRRQTQSPLHAPGQPRKSQGARKQHRNQRRAGPSFGDSHMDDEDAMAEIRALRNTSSRRGQTSITHLMNYALPPRPYEGSHAPYSRSYRRNPAWGVGSGYHAVDKARYIHANYRFVVTPEGDYTVQAADADQHIEWTDVLQVIASTESQQTSCPICLSEPVAPRMAKCGHIFCLPCLMRFMNTTVGDGTEKKQPKWRKCPICEDSIQLSDVRPVRFYAGQESPLPRPGDDVILRLMARNPKSTLALPRESGAEVLESGEDIPWHWAANVLDYARIMRGTGGYMAEQFDREIEELLKQEKEDELLYQEDTEWTQKAVRAINNAKEKMIGLGESQSRTSSSKAPELVVVAPEQKPQDQGFYFYTSPPHLYLSPLDIRILKTKYGSFSSFPSTLLPRVEHISTGHVVDDALRKRAKYLGHLPHGCLISFLECDWTDIVPSEDLATFAEDIERRRKRNRDKAAQEERERIQAERIEAAQVRGARRQLGVLDEDITAVRFGNAGFVDEESPVNMDDFLPLGVTAATSGTSPPNQRNGFGTLGEISTSPSGSRTVWGTRAVAGEPVSAAVPRPRVDDGWLKDDAVLETLGADMTFQMEAMGIAETGGPSGSATGAPGGSGGGGGGGGGKKKKKQKITLMSTGGKRGL, encoded by the coding sequence ATGGCAACTGACATTTCGCCTCCAAGTCCCGATGAGCTTCGGTTTGCTTCAGAGCAAGCCTTAGCCAAACCACCCGACGAGCAGCAGCCGGTTGCTCCGGCCACGGCATCAAACATGAActcgacatcatcagccCCAAGCAAGCCTCCGCCGGCGGCACCAGCGAACCACTCTCCCGCgcctccccagcccccccCATCGGCGAGCTTTGATACAAGCCGACGACAGACACAGAGTCCCTTACACGCTCCGGGACAGCCTCGGAAGAGCCAAGGGGCAAGAAAACAGCATAGAAACCAGAGAAGGGCTGGCCCGTCGTTTGGCGACTCTCATatggacgacgaggacgccATGGCTGAGATTAGAGCCCTTCGCAATACCTCCAGCCGCCGCGGTCAAACATCCATCACACATCTAATGAATTATGCGCTTCCACCACGACCATATGAGGGTTCGCACGCGCCTTACTCCCGATCCTACCGGAGAAACCCTGCGTGGGGCGTAGGCTCGGGATATCACGCCGTGGACAAGGCCCGGTACATCCATGCGAACTACCGCTTTGTTGTGACCCCCGAGGGCGACTACACCGTCCAAGCCGCCGACGCCGACCAGCACATCGAGTGGACCGACGTACTTCAAGTCATTGCATCTACTGAATCGCAACAGACTTCGTGCCCCATCTGCCTGTCTGAGCCGGTTGCGCCGCGCATGGCAAAGTGCGGGCACATCTTTTGCCTGCCTTGCTTGATGCGCTTCATGAACACGACCGTGGGTGATGGAACAGAAAAGAAGCAGCCCAAGTGGAGGAAATGCCCAATCTGCGAGGACAGCATCCAGTTATCTGATGTGCGACCGGTGAGGTTCTACGCCGGGCAGGAAAGCCCTCTGCCTCGCCCGGGAGACGATGTGATTTTGCGCCTGATGGCTCGGAACCCCAAAAGCACGCTTGCGCTCCCTCGAGAGAGCGGTGCAGAGGTGCTCGAGTCTGGTGAGGATATCCCCTGGCACTGGGCGGCCAACGTGCTGGATTATGCGAGAATCATGAGGGGTACGGGCGGTTACATGGCGGAGCAGTTTGACCGAGAAATCGAAGAGCTGCTCAAGCAGGAGAAAGAGGACGAGCTCTTGTATCAGGAAGACACAGAATGGACGCAAAAGGCCGTCAGGGCGATCAACAATGCAAAGGAAAAGATGATTGGGCTTGGGGAGTCGCAGTCGCGGACTTCGTCATCCAAGGCCCctgagctggtggtggttgcgcCGGAGCAGAAGCCTCAGGATCAAGGATTTTACTTCTATACATCGCCACCACACCTCTACTTGTCGCCGCTTGATATCCGGATTCTCAAGACAAAGTATGGTTCTTTCTCGTCGTTTCCGTCGACGTTGCTACCTCGGGTGGAGCACATTTCTACAGGGCACGTCGTCGACGACGCGCTTAGGAAAAGAGCAAAGTACCTGGGCCATCTCCCCCACGGGTGCCTGATTAGCTTTTTGGAGTGCGACTGGACGGATATTGTCCCCTCGGAGGACCTCGCCACTTTTGCAGAAGATATCGAGCGCCGGAGGAAGCGGAACCGCGACAAGGCCGCGCAGGAGGAGCGCGAGCGGATCCAGGCCGAAAGGATCGAAGCCGCTCAGGTGCGCGGGGCTAGGCGGCAGCTGGGCGTGTTGGATGAGGACATCACGGCGGTTAGGTTTGGCAATGCGGGATTTGTGGACGAAGAGTCGCCAGTGAATATGGATGATTTCTTGCCGTTGGGGGTAACGGCAGCTACTTCGGGGACGTCACCGCCGAATCAGAGGAATGGTTTTGGCACGCTGGGGGAGATTAGCACGAGCCCGTCCGGGAGCAGGACGGTGTGGGGGACtcgtgctgttgctggtgagCCTGTGTCGGCGGCGGTTCCTAGGCCgagggtggatgatgggtggTTGAAGGATGATGCGGTCTTGGAGACGTTGGGGGCGGATATGACTTTCCAGATGGAGGCCATGGGGATTGCCGAGACTGGTGGCCCGTCGGGCAGTGCTACGGGCGCTCctggtggtagtggtggtggtggtggcggcggcggcgggaagaagaagaagaagcaaaagattACGTTGATGAGCACGGGGGGCAAGAGAGGGCTGTAG
- the CRP1 gene encoding Cruciform DNA binding protein (EggNog:ENOG503NVKM; COG:G): MGTFTFKWPHDAEEVYVTGTFDDWSKSEQLDRVGQIFQKTVTLPKTSEKIYYKFVVDGVWTTDHTAPQEKDHEGNENNILLPKQIMADKVEEAGPATATINTVTPESTTAQLAAVVPLTADKEPTAPAREKKKEEVAAPAEEQKSAEVSPPGTYPETPLAELDKQVKVDPLPAAIGAVNPISLPAGEPVPGAARVEAIDSHVTLDKESYEKSDRIPGIETELPPVTSTMIPESSLPIAGANDVTINTVGPDSTTAILAAQAPLEGKVPEIVKHSQEEAHVEPEASAIEEEVKEKAAVEEELLQKVPEVASTSEGTAGVGTDKSENDKSVAETVAAVAATAGTALLGAAVVAAQNAGEVATEVAHKVSDVAADYAAKAPEVASDVAQKATEVASDAAQKASEAAANVTTQATETATEATQKATEVATDAATNLPDSVKEVLPESVQQTITEAQQQAVEAKQEEIVESLAPEVPAPVKESLKEALESPEAAANTAAVEEKAAVEAELLKEVKPADSIEESAAKAQAYIKAEEAKAEEEAKAAAAAKIEEETKVVADAVPVEVKESLEKAGESPEAVSNATAVEDKREVEAELLEEVKAVEPEPLKIDAPKPVEETKAADTAVVVEPPAAAEEVKTVDAAPAAEPVAAEPASIRAVELPPAVEEPKVEETKVVEPKVEEPKVEEPKVEEPKVEEPKVEEPKVEEPMAEETKAEEAKVAAEGEATTSAVPATTTETTTTTTATEATAEEAKPATNGSTPAADAAVAEATGADATLTKTTTADKKKNRVSGFFAKLKQKFSGH; encoded by the exons ATGGGCACTTTCACCTTCAAGTG GCCCCATGATGCCGAGGAAGTCTACGTGACAGGTACCTTTGACGACTGGAGCAAGAGCGAGCAGCTTGACCGCGTTGGACAGATCTTTCAGAAGACCGTAACGCTACCGAAGACCTCGGAAAAGATTTACTACAAG TTTGTCGTCGACGGAGTTTGGACTACAGACCACACGGCGCCTCAGGAGAAGGATCACGAAGGCAACGAAAACAACATTTTATTACCCAAGCAAATAATGGCGGACAAGGTAGAAGAGGCCGGCCCCGCCACggccaccatcaacacagTCACCCCCGaatccaccaccgctcaaTTGGCCGCTGTCGTCCCCTTGACGGCCGACAAGGAGCCCACAGCTCCcgcgagggagaagaagaaggaggaggttgctgctCCGGCTGAGGAGCAGAAGTCCGCCGAGGTTTCGCCTCCCGGCACCTACCCCGAAACTCCTCTTGCCGAGCTCGACAAGCAGGTCAAGGttgaccccctccccgccgccatTGGCGCCGTCAACCCCATCTCGTTGCCGGCTGGTGAGCCAGTTCCCGGCGCTGCCAGAGTTGAGGCCATCGACAGCCACGTCACCTTGGACAAGGAGTCGTACGAGAAGTCTGATCGTATTCCCGGCATTGAGACTGAGCTTCCCCCAGTCACCAGCACCATGATCCCTGAGTCCAGCCTGCCAATCGCTGGCGCTAATGATGTCACCATTAACACCGTTGGTCCCGACTCCACCACAGCCATTCTTGCCGCCCAGGCTCCCCTGGAAGGCAAGGTGCCCGAAATCGTCAAGCACAGCCAAGAAGAGGCCCATGTTGAGCCTGAGGCCAGCGccatcgaggaggaggtgaaggagaaggctgccgtcgaggaggagcttcttCAGAAGGTTCCCGAGGTCGCTTCCACTTCCGAGGGCACTGCGGGTGTGGGCACCGACAAGTCGGAGAACGACAAGTCAGTGGCTGAGACTGTCGCCGCTGTTGCTGCCACCGCCGGCACTGCTCTCCTCGGTGCTGCCGTCGTTGCTGCCCAGAACGCCGGCGAGGTTGCTACCGAGGTCGCCCACAAGGTCAgcgatgttgctgctgactACGCCGCCAAGGCTCCCGAGGTTGCCAGTGACGTCGCCCAGAAGGCTACCGAGGTTGCTAGCGACGCCGCCCAGAAGGCGAGCGAGGCTGCTGCCAACGTCACTACCCAGGCCACCGAGACTGCCACCGAGGCTACCCAGAAGGCGACCGAAGTCGCTACCGATGCCGCTACCAACCTTCCCGATTCCGTCAAGGAGGTCCTTCCCGAGTCTGTTCAGCAGACCATCACCGAGGCCCAGCAACAAGCGGTTGAGGCCAAGCAAGAGGAGATTGTGGAGAGCCTGGCCCCTGAGGTTCCTGCCCCTGTGAAGGAGTCCCTCAAGGAGGCTCTCGAGAGCCCCGAGGCTGCGGCCAACACTGCTgctgtggaggagaaggctgctgtAGAGGCTGAGCTTTTGAAGGAGGTGAAGCCCGCAGATTCTATTGAGGAGTCTGCTGCCAAGGCCCAGGCGTACATCAAGGCCGAGGAAGCTaaggcggaagaggaggccaaggctgctgctgccgcgaAGATTGAGGAAGAGACCAAGGTTGTCGCCGATGCTGTTCCTGTTGAGGTCAAGGAGTCTTTGGAGAAGGCTGGCGAGAGCCCAGAGGCTGTTAGCAATGCTACTGCGGTTGAGGACAAGAGGGAGGTCGAGGCCGAACTCttggaggaggtcaaggctgTCGAGCCAGAGCCCCTCAAGATTGATGCGCCAAAGCCCGTCGAGGAGACCAAGGCTGCCGATACTGCTGTGGTCGTTGAGCCACCTGCTGCCgctgaggaggtcaagactGTCGACGCTGCCCCGGCTGCCGAGCCAGTTGCTGCTGAGCCTGCGTCCATCAGGGCTGTTGAGCTCCCCCCAGCTGTTGAAGAGCCCAAAGTTGAGGAAACTAAGGTTGTGGAgcccaaggttgaggagcccaaggttgaggagcccaaggttgaggagcccaaggttgaggagcccaaggttgaggagcccaaggttgaggagcccATGGCTGAGGAGaccaaggctgaggaggccAAGGTTGCTGCTGAGGGTGAGGCTACCACTTCTGCCGTTCCCGCTACTACCaccgaaaccaccaccaccaccactgccaccgaggccaccgccgaggaggccaagcCCGCTACCAATGGAAGCACACCTGCTGCTGATGCCGCCGTTGCCGAGGCCACGGGTGCTGAtgccaccctcaccaagaccaccacggccgacaagaagaagaacagagTTAGCGGCTTTTTCGCCAAGCTGAAGCAGAAGTTCTCCGGGCATTAA
- a CDS encoding hypothetical protein (EggNog:ENOG503NX6A; COG:P; COG:Q): MAGPSPSTATGGGHGGTAAGGQASHGPSNPAYYAMFAARQKVSEQAMRYYAAGICGLIAVFVLFHWTRLLVVKLERSKKPLGMFGRPFVATSRLTRNLLVRKVPGFSSAGHAILVIVYLALNLMAMFIHVETNSLSNFAARFGWMALVNLAFLVFLALKNTPLAFLTAYSYERLNCLHQIAGYTMFTQMVLHGAMYTAFFNSQGRLLTKYAEPGEIAAIVAGFAFLSVVFAAVILRRFWYELFYVTHITCWIVGIVATGFHQPEFTKPAYIITLLAASMWVADRIIRMSRVLYNSVNNEATLYPLPNGGTKVVLKKVPARAEPGKHCFIWLPAIRKLETHPFTIHRGSPVEFTVKAQNGFTRDLHNYAVANPGVSVKASVDGPYGTFPDPMEFDKIVLIAGGGGATFTFGLAVNVLERMTEETHKNIVFIWAVQKHENLSWFKEQLDLLRTHAHSTKVNVTLYVTRSPTSTSDLPSNGQNPLLQSRSSSSDNEVASPPRSPIETDTEKNEPRIPAPTHRRPLGDRDPEKEMHEAIETHVEHQSSRSAGKEIVTSASVHRFEHPIKEGRPDAASLIRDAVNSTPANQRILVAACGPHGLMRVVRDTTARLIHGDGPGVELHCEQFGW, from the exons ATGGCCGGACCGTCCCCAAGTACAGCGACCGGAGGCGGACATGGAGGCACGGCCGCCGGTGGCCAGGCTAGCCATGGGCCTAGCAACCCTGCCTACTATGCCATGTTCGCCGCGAGGCAGAAGGTGTCAGAACAGGCAATGAGATACTATGCGGCAGGGATCTGTGGCTTGATCGCCGTCTTTGTGCTTTTCCACTGGACACGTCTGCTGGTGGTAAAGCTGGAGAGATCCAAGAAGCCTCTGGGAATGTTTGGCCGTCCTTTCGTGGCAACCTCAAG GCTCACCAGAAACCTTCTGGTCAGAAAGGTTCCTGGCTTCAGCTCGGCCGGGCATGCAATTCTGGTTATTGTGTACTTGGCACTCAATCTGATGGCCATGTTCATTCACGTCGAGACCAACTCATTGTCAAACTTTGCGGCACGATTTGGCTG GATGGCTCTGGTCAACCTCGCATTCCTCGTCTTTCTAGCCCTCAAAAACACGCCCCTAGCTTTTCTCACAGCTTACTCATATGAACGACTCAACTGCCTTCACCAAATCGCAGGCTACACCATGTTTACGCAGATGGTTCTGCACGGAGCCATGTACAcggccttcttcaacagccaAGGCCGCCTGTTGACCAAGTATGCCGAACCGGGTGAGATCGCAGCCATCGTTGCAGGCTTTGCTTTCCTCAGTGTCGTATTCGCAGCGGTCATTCTTCGGCGCTTCTGGTATGAGTTGTTTTATGTCACTCACATTACCTGCTGGATTGTGGGCATCGTTGCAACAGGCTTCCACCAGCCCGAGTTCACCAAGCCAGCATACATCATCACACTCCTTGCCGCATCGATGTGGGTCGCCGACCGCATCATCAGGATGTCTCGAGTCTTGTACAACAGCGTCAACAACGAAGCCACTCTCTACCCTCTGCCCAACGGGGGAACCAAGGTTGTTCTCAAGAAGGTTCCGGCAAGAGCTGAACCAGGAAAGCACTGTTTTATCTGGTTGCCCGCTATTCGGAAGTTGGAGACACACCCCTTTACCATCCACCGCGGATCACCTGTCGAGTTCACCGTCAAGGCTCAGAATGGCTTCACACGAGATCTTCACAACTATGCCGTTGCCAACCCTGGTGTCTCAGTAAAGGCATCGGTTGATGGTCCTTATGGCACCTTCCCTGACCCCATGGAGTTCGACAAGATTGTGCTTAttgctggcggtggcggtgctACCTTCACATTTGGTTTGGCAGTGAATGTTCTGGAGCGGATGACAGAGGAGACTCACAAGAATATTGTTTTTATTTGGGCAGTTCAAAAGCACG AGAACCTCTCTTGGTTCAAGGAACAGCTCGACCTCTTGCGCACCCACGCTCACTCAACCAAAGTCAACGTCACCCTCTACGTGACTCGATCCCCCACCTCGACCTCTGACCTTCCGAGCAACGGGCAGAACCCGCTCCTCCAATCCAGGTCGTCATCCTCTGATAATGAAGTGGCCTCCCCACCACGGTCACCTATTGAAACCGATACGGAGAAGAACGAGCCACGTATTCCAGCTCCCACGCACCGACGGCCACTGGGGGATAGGGACCCCGAGAAGGAGATGCACGAAGCCATCGAGACCCATGTCGAGCATCAGAGCAGCCGATCGGCAGGCAAAGAGATTGTTACTTCGGCGTCAGTGCACCGGTTTGAGCACCCAATCAAGGAGGGTCGTCCAGATGCGGCTTCGTTGATCAGAGATGCTGTCAACAGCACACCGGCTAACCAACGGATTCTGGTGGCTGCATGCGGGCCACATGGGTTGATGAGAGTGGTCAGGGATACCACCGCGAGGTTGATCCATGGGGATGGGCCAGGGGTTGAACTGCATTGTGAGCAGTTTGGGTGGTAA
- a CDS encoding hypothetical protein (COG:S; EggNog:ENOG503PDSC) has protein sequence MTMMDPGQAVYLSYQVPPAGNAVMLAAFAALVPLNILTGIRYKTPLYTSLLTAALIVEVVAHVARIFLSTESASPAYFAVYMVGTHWGATFVGSAIYLVLPHVTVLYGQEFRLVSNALYINIFFTIMDIFSLVFQSVGIIYAANATSASQVDQAVNILLTGLAFQTTTLVAFLGGYRYFWYKIGHRRYILDNTFSATYSSRRFKQFMLVVQAAGCLLVLRTALRIAGSSGGLGSSLAVSQVVSFLLDDTLVFLAILILTLWPVGRAFGPSWTDTSPLASPDALSDLPLRRHFHRHSRRQILHKRHLSQPYNASEVPLPYTPSHAGSVLPSSVRPLGHRPSPPEPSLASPRNNPVYQRAPYEQSPTGTVPYISPEQSPKMFMTAASPGQYQDGSWKKAKSSPRGPTSPEPASKMVRSNDLWD, from the exons ATGACCATGATGGATCCCGGTCAGGCTGTCTATCTCTCCTACCAGGTCCCTCCTGCCGGAAATGCAGTAATGCTTGCTGCCTTTGCTGCCTTGGTTCCGCTCAACATCTTAACAGGAATACGGTACAAGACACCATTATACACCTCTCTCCTCACAGCGGCCCTCATCGTCGAAGTTGTCGCCCATGTTGCAAGGATATTTCTCAGCACCGAGTCTGCAAGTCCAGCGTACTTTGCGGTGTATATGGTCGGAACGCACTGGGGAGCTACCTTTGTCGGATCAGCCATCTACCTTGTTCTGCCTCATGTCACTGTGCTCTACGGTCAGGAATTCCGGCTCGTCTCCAACGCCCTCTACATCAACATCTTCTTTACGATCATGGATATCTTTTCTTTGGTCTTCCAATCCGTGGGCATTATTTATGCTGCCAACGCAACATCAGCGTCACAG GTTGATCAGGCCGTCAACATTCTGCTGACAGGACTTGCCTTCCAAACTACGACTCTGGTCGCCTTCTTGGGTGGTTATCGCTATTTCTGGTACAAAATCGGCCATCGACGCTACATCCTGGACAATACCTTCTCTGCAACATACTCATCTCGCCGATTCAAACAATTTATGTTGGTTGTCCAAGCAGCTGGATGTCTCCTTGTACTTCGAACCGCCTTGCGAATCGCTGGGTCTTCCGGCGGTCTTGGCAGTTCGCTTGCCGTTTCCCAAGTCGTATCTTTCCTCCTCGACGACACCCTCGTTTTTCTAGCGATTCTTATCCTCACACTTTGGCCAGTAGGGCGCGCTTTTGGACCCTCGTGGACCGACACCTCCCCATTGGCATCCCCCGACGCTCTCAGCGACCTCCCTCTGCGACGGCACTTTCATCGCCATTCCCGAAGGCAGATCCTCCACAAGCGCCATTTATCGCAGCCATATAACGCCTCCGAGGTACCATTACCTTACACACCCAGCCATGCCGGCTCGGTGCTTCCATCGTCTGTTCGCCCGTTAGGACACCGCCCCTCACCGCCTGAGCCTTCTCTCGCTTCTCCGAGAAACAACCCCGTCTATCAGCGCGCGCCTTACGAGCAATCGCCGACAGGCACTGTGCCGTATATCTCTCCTGAACAGAGCCCAAAGATGTTCATGACAGCGGCATCACCTGGGCAGTATCAGGACGGAAGTTGGAAGAAAGCCAAGAGCTCGCCACGTGGGCCGACAAGCCCGGAGCCAGCATCCAAAATGGTGAGAAGTAATGATCTGTGGGATTAG
- the TGL2 gene encoding lipase 2 (COG:S; EggNog:ENOG503NWWF) — protein sequence MPMSSLVCRSPSVISTSLLTLPLLRLAAPARLVQPCAQRQPQPQQARQASGPVAVRRFSASLTLSRKVAPTEAAHINEVRKTIADEFALIKDAYQSPKHPVVLAHGLLGFAELKLAGSYLPSIHYWRGIQEALTAQGAEVITASVPPSGSIEKRAAKLAQDIEAQAQGKSVNVVAHSMGGLDARYMISQLRPKGVDVKSLVTIGTPHHGSAFADYLIDELGPDYLPQVYKAWERVTGWEPSAFSQLTQKYMAEHFNPATSDDPNVQYFSYGAMVNGKPPLLSMFRISHKLIEEREGPNDGLVSVESSQWGTYKGTLTGVNHLDLINWTNRIRSNLQKLMGHPPSFNAVAFYLGIGDMLAKEGL from the exons ATGCCAATGTCTTCCCTCGTCTGCAGGTCCCCATCGGTCATCTCGACATCTTtgctcaccctccccttgctCAGACTAGCCGCGCCTGCCCGGTTAGTCCAGCCGTGCGCCCAAagacaaccacaaccacaacaagcACGGCAAGCCTCTGGCCCTGTCGCCGTTAGGCGCTTCTCCGCGTCTCTTACCCTTAGCCGCAAGGTTGCGCCCACGGAGGCTGCCCATATCAATGAGGTTCGGAAGACGATAGCCGATGAGTTCGCCCTCATCAAAGATGCTTACC AGTCACCCAAACACCCGGTAGTCCTAGCACATGGGCTGCTAGGGTTTGCTGAATTAAAACTCGCAGGGTCCTACTTGCCAAGCATTCATTACTGGAGAGGGATACAGGAGGCCCTAACGGCCCAAGGGGCTGAGGTTATCACCGCCTCCGTCCCTCCCAGCGGCTCTATCGAGAAGCGCGCCGCCAAGCTGGCTCAGGATATCGAGGCTCAGGCACAGGGCAAGAGTGTGAATGTGGTGGCGCACAGCATGGGAGGACTTGATGCCCGCTACATGATCTCGCAGCTCCGGCCAAAAGGGGTCGACGTCAAGTCTCTTGTCACAATCGGCACACCTCATCACGGGAGTGCCTTTGCTGATTACTTGATTGACGAACTTGGGCCCGACTACCTGCCTCAGGTTTACAAAGCCTGGGAGCGCGTTACCGGTTGGGAGCCAAGTGCTTTTTCCCAGCTGACGCAGAAGTATATGGCGGAGCACTTCAACCCAGCAACCTCTGATGACCCAAACGTCCAGTACTTTTCGTACGGTGCCATGGTGAACGGAAAGCCTCCATTGCTGAGCATGTTCAGGATATCTCACAAGCTGATTGAGGAACGGGAAGGTCCAAACGATGGACTTGTCAGCGTAGAAAGCAGTCAGTGGGGTACCTACAAAGGAACGCTCACAGGCGTTAACCACCTGGACCTGATCAACTGGACCAACAGGATTCGGTCTAATCTTCAGAAGCTGATGGGTCACCCACCTTC GTTCAACGCGGTGGCTTTCTATCTTGGCATTGGAGATATGCTGGCAAAGGAAGGGTTGTAA